The following proteins come from a genomic window of Nitrosopumilaceae archaeon AB1(1):
- a CDS encoding NUDIX hydrolase, whose amino-acid sequence MQKKIYSGKIIGLSVHDVTIQGRQTTREIIDYPGAAAILAIDDNSQVILVKQDRYPHGYTLEVPAGTLNKGEEPKECAVRELREETGMLAKSMDYMFSYYPSIGYNSEIIHCYIAKGLEDTKIQDTDPDEFIDIVKMDYNKVIEEIKNGNIRDSKTICSVLFFSHL is encoded by the coding sequence ATGCAGAAAAAGATTTATTCAGGTAAAATAATTGGTCTTTCTGTACATGATGTTACAATTCAAGGAAGACAGACAACTAGAGAGATTATAGATTATCCCGGAGCCGCTGCCATTCTAGCAATCGATGACAACTCGCAAGTAATACTAGTCAAGCAAGATAGATATCCACACGGTTACACACTAGAGGTTCCTGCAGGGACACTGAATAAAGGGGAGGAGCCAAAAGAGTGTGCTGTACGTGAATTAAGAGAGGAGACTGGAATGCTTGCAAAGAGCATGGATTATATGTTTAGCTATTACCCTTCAATTGGGTATAACAGTGAGATAATTCATTGTTATATCGCAAAGGGATTAGAGGATACAAAAATTCAAGATACAGATCCAGATGAATTTATCGATATAGTAAAGATGGATTACAACAAAGTAATCGAGGAGATTAAAAATGGAAACATTCGAGATTCAAAGACCATCTGCTCTGTACTATTTTTTAGTCACTTGTAG